In Gemmatimonas aurantiaca, one DNA window encodes the following:
- the sugE gene encoding quaternary ammonium compound efflux SMR transporter SugE, translated as MAAWISLLIAGVLEVVWAYFMKESQGFTRLWPTVITLVTMIASFALLSFAMKALPLGTAYTVWTGIGAVGAFAVGILVLGESASPMRLLAGALIIAGLVLMKLSS; from the coding sequence ATGGCCGCCTGGATTTCACTGCTGATTGCGGGAGTGCTGGAAGTCGTGTGGGCGTATTTCATGAAAGAGTCGCAGGGGTTCACGCGGCTCTGGCCCACGGTCATCACCCTGGTCACGATGATCGCCAGTTTTGCACTCCTGTCCTTCGCCATGAAGGCCCTGCCACTGGGCACCGCCTACACCGTATGGACCGGCATCGGCGCGGTGGGGGCGTTCGCGGTGGGCATTCTGGTGCTTGGCGAATCGGCGAGTCCCATGCGTCTCCTGGCCGGGGCGCTCATCATCGCGGGGCTCGTGCTGATGAAATTGTCGTCGTGA
- a CDS encoding peptidylprolyl isomerase translates to MITTLLVRARRRALAAGLAVAALPIMGHAQSAAPTPGTVAVRIETSLGTILAEIDSLHAPVSARNFLRYVDSSAYVDGRFHRTVTMDNQPRDTVRIEVIQGGANPARTGARFPAVPLERTTVTGLRHRDGTLSMARGGPDSATSDFFICIGDQPSLDFGGHRNLDGQGFAAFGQVTQGMDIVRAIQKQPANGQTLEPPIRIVRIERVRR, encoded by the coding sequence ATGATCACCACGCTCCTCGTCCGGGCGCGCCGACGCGCCCTCGCAGCCGGCCTTGCCGTGGCCGCATTGCCCATCATGGGCCACGCGCAGTCCGCAGCCCCGACACCGGGTACCGTCGCCGTGCGGATCGAGACCTCTCTCGGCACGATCCTGGCCGAGATCGACAGCCTGCATGCACCGGTCAGTGCGCGCAATTTCCTGCGCTACGTCGACTCCAGTGCCTATGTCGACGGACGCTTCCATCGCACCGTGACCATGGACAACCAGCCCCGGGACACCGTGCGCATCGAAGTGATTCAGGGTGGTGCGAATCCCGCCCGCACGGGAGCACGATTCCCCGCCGTGCCGCTCGAGCGCACGACCGTGACGGGACTTCGGCATCGCGATGGCACGCTCAGCATGGCTCGCGGTGGTCCCGACTCTGCCACGTCGGATTTTTTCATCTGCATCGGTGACCAACCGTCACTCGATTTTGGTGGACACCGCAACCTCGATGGTCAGGGTTTCGCGGCCTTCGGTCAGGTGACACAGGGCATGGACATCGTGCGCGCCATACAGAAACAGCCCGCGAACGGACAGACCCTCGAGCCGCCCATCCGGATCGTGCGCATCGAACGCGTGCGGCGCTGA
- a CDS encoding DUF5916 domain-containing protein translates to MNRALGVSIVLLACAGALRAQPAVAVRAATAPTLDGRDDDEVWRNAPVVDGFLEYQPRVGGAPRFRTEVKVAYDDRALYVFARMYDPAPDSIVALLSRRDVRTNSDHFKVVLDSYHDRRTGYEFAVNPVGVKRDFLVYNDTNEDGTWDAIWDVVTRIDSLGWTAEYRLPFSQFRFPARETHTFGLMFVREIARTGERLSWPLFRQDAQGFISQAGELTGLERIPSPRRLEVTPYVLTKSTTRFDGIGGASHPQQSTVGADLKMGLASNLTLDAAVNPDFGQVEADPSLLNLSAFEPYFEERRPFFLEGAGIFAFRNFCDDIDSGCRGLFYSRRIGRAPQLVGRYGDAGSPQQSTILGAAKITGRTRGGLSVGLLDVATERMVGSQDRTIEPMTNHAVVRLQQDLAKGQSGIGAMVTAVNRSLDEWTSPWLRREAYTGGIDGRHRFGGRNYEATFSLSGSVVRGSAASVLQLQTDGVHRYQRPDDRLSVDSTRTALTGLAQRVSLSKFGGGITRFQFVYQRFTPGYETNDLGFQSRADEQIARGWYAFQLLQPTSYYRRAFINTNIGTNWSASGLNTWNSVNTNWHIELPNQWGAHWGLTVQSLAPAYDDRVARGGPAIRVPRGFNYFVGVEGDGRRVVIPTLFVGGKRADEGHTSSFWVEPSLQFRASSRFSASLNASWQHAETGSQWVRNRTDSVSGAPQWLFAPLDQTTFSSSVRLNFTATPTLSLQMWGQPYLTSGDYDRLMVPAAPRAARYADRWRVLAEDGGGFQFREWRSNVVARWEYRPGSTLFLVWQHGRSGYEDLSGRFAFGPEMHDLFGLPPDNSFLLKVSYWFNP, encoded by the coding sequence ATGAATCGCGCTCTCGGTGTGTCGATCGTGCTGCTGGCCTGCGCCGGCGCGCTCCGTGCGCAGCCGGCCGTGGCCGTCCGCGCCGCCACCGCACCCACGCTCGATGGTCGTGACGACGACGAGGTCTGGCGGAACGCGCCGGTGGTGGACGGCTTTCTGGAATACCAACCGCGGGTCGGGGGAGCGCCGCGCTTCCGTACGGAGGTCAAGGTGGCCTACGACGATCGTGCGCTCTATGTATTCGCCCGGATGTACGATCCGGCGCCTGACAGCATCGTGGCGCTGCTCAGCCGACGCGACGTGCGGACCAACAGCGATCACTTCAAAGTCGTGCTCGACTCGTATCACGACCGTCGCACGGGATACGAGTTCGCGGTGAATCCCGTGGGGGTGAAGCGCGACTTCCTCGTGTACAACGACACCAACGAGGACGGCACCTGGGATGCGATCTGGGATGTGGTCACCCGCATCGATTCGCTGGGATGGACGGCGGAGTACCGGTTGCCATTCAGTCAGTTCCGCTTTCCGGCACGCGAGACACATACGTTCGGTCTCATGTTCGTGCGCGAGATTGCCCGCACCGGTGAGCGATTGAGCTGGCCGCTGTTCCGGCAGGATGCCCAGGGCTTCATCTCGCAGGCCGGAGAACTGACGGGCCTCGAGCGCATTCCATCGCCTCGACGTCTGGAGGTCACTCCGTACGTCCTCACGAAGAGTACGACCCGTTTCGATGGCATCGGTGGCGCGTCGCATCCGCAGCAGAGTACCGTGGGGGCGGACCTCAAGATGGGCCTCGCATCCAACCTGACGCTGGATGCGGCGGTCAATCCCGACTTCGGTCAGGTGGAGGCGGATCCTTCGCTGCTCAATCTGTCGGCGTTCGAGCCCTACTTCGAGGAACGGCGTCCGTTTTTCCTGGAAGGCGCCGGCATCTTCGCGTTTCGCAACTTCTGCGACGACATCGATTCGGGATGCCGGGGCCTGTTCTATTCACGACGCATCGGTCGTGCCCCACAACTCGTCGGTCGTTATGGCGATGCCGGCAGTCCGCAGCAATCCACCATCCTCGGCGCGGCCAAGATCACCGGACGTACGCGCGGGGGACTGTCGGTGGGCCTGCTGGATGTCGCCACGGAACGTATGGTGGGCTCACAGGATCGTACCATCGAGCCGATGACCAATCATGCGGTGGTGCGCCTGCAGCAGGATCTCGCGAAGGGGCAGAGCGGCATCGGCGCGATGGTGACGGCGGTGAACCGTTCACTCGACGAATGGACGTCGCCGTGGTTGCGGCGGGAGGCTTACACGGGAGGCATCGACGGGCGTCATCGATTCGGTGGACGCAACTACGAAGCGACCTTCTCGCTTTCGGGGAGCGTGGTGCGTGGAAGTGCCGCCAGTGTGTTGCAACTGCAGACCGACGGGGTGCATCGCTATCAACGGCCCGACGACCGTCTGTCCGTCGATTCGACGCGCACGGCGCTCACGGGACTGGCCCAACGGGTTTCACTCAGCAAGTTCGGCGGCGGCATCACGCGCTTCCAGTTCGTGTATCAGCGGTTCACGCCGGGTTACGAGACCAACGACCTGGGGTTCCAGTCCCGCGCCGACGAGCAGATCGCCCGTGGGTGGTATGCGTTCCAGCTGCTCCAACCGACGTCGTACTATCGCCGGGCCTTCATCAACACGAACATCGGCACCAACTGGTCGGCGTCCGGGCTCAACACCTGGAACAGCGTCAACACCAATTGGCACATCGAATTGCCGAATCAGTGGGGCGCACACTGGGGACTCACGGTGCAGAGTCTCGCCCCCGCATACGACGATCGGGTGGCGCGTGGTGGTCCGGCGATCCGGGTGCCACGAGGGTTCAACTACTTCGTGGGGGTGGAAGGTGACGGACGTCGTGTGGTCATTCCGACGCTGTTCGTGGGAGGGAAGCGGGCGGACGAAGGACACACCTCGAGCTTCTGGGTCGAACCATCGCTGCAGTTTCGTGCCTCGTCACGTTTCTCGGCATCGCTGAATGCGAGCTGGCAACACGCCGAAACCGGGTCGCAGTGGGTGCGCAATCGTACGGACAGTGTGAGCGGCGCTCCGCAGTGGCTGTTTGCGCCGCTCGATCAGACCACATTCTCGAGCAGCGTCCGGCTGAATTTCACCGCCACGCCAACCCTGTCGTTGCAGATGTGGGGGCAGCCGTACCTCACGAGCGGTGACTATGACCGGTTGATGGTGCCGGCGGCACCGCGGGCGGCGCGATACGCCGACCGCTGGCGTGTACTGGCGGAAGATGGCGGGGGCTTTCAGTTCCGCGAGTGGCGATCGAATGTGGTTGCCCGATGGGAGTATCGTCCCGGATCCACGCTGTTCCTGGTATGGCAACATGGACGCAGCGGTTATGAAGACCTCTCCGGCCGCTTCGCGTTCGGTCCCGAGATGCACGATCTGTTCGGACTGCCACCAGACAACAGTTTCCTGCTCAAGGTGTCGTACTGGTTCAATCCCTGA
- a CDS encoding HEAT repeat domain-containing protein, which translates to MKSFLMGVVVTTTLTVGGAETSASRAALDVEALLADARGAPVTMCQLATRAVRGMGWGRGGEPPVTRLPVSMPERPDVLPTPAVARLVQALGDTDACVGEMASQLLATQPDSSIMAPMVERLSSRDSVVRVSVLAVLGRGDVREAAPSVRRVLHDDVASVRANAAWAAGRLRDGAALRVLHDLVADRNTAVRLAAVTSLGQLDSTRSVATLAPLLANDPSPQVRRTVAWAIGNIDAREGAVALTRALRDRDASVREMAAWALGQQRRLTDEAGEALMTMVARDDDADARESAAWALGTTRHRTALNVLATAAADDRVGDVREIAAWAAGSVGDRQVPAALVRALRDREAKVRRATAWALKELQDPQTLDAVVDALERENVDRVREALVRAAAGLGGGSDRAVRALVSSSDPKVRELAVRSMVRGGAIDPWPWPMPRPRPFP; encoded by the coding sequence ATGAAAAGTTTTCTGATGGGCGTGGTGGTGACCACCACGTTGACGGTGGGTGGCGCGGAGACGTCGGCGTCCCGCGCGGCACTGGATGTGGAAGCGCTGCTGGCCGATGCCCGCGGCGCGCCGGTGACGATGTGCCAACTGGCCACTCGCGCCGTGCGCGGTATGGGATGGGGACGCGGGGGTGAGCCACCGGTGACCCGCCTGCCTGTGTCGATGCCTGAACGGCCGGATGTCCTGCCCACTCCAGCGGTCGCGCGATTGGTGCAGGCCCTTGGCGATACCGATGCCTGTGTGGGGGAGATGGCTTCACAGCTGCTCGCCACGCAACCGGATTCGTCGATCATGGCGCCGATGGTGGAGCGGTTGTCGTCGCGTGATTCGGTGGTGCGGGTGTCGGTATTGGCCGTGCTCGGACGTGGCGATGTGCGTGAGGCCGCACCCTCGGTGCGGCGGGTGTTGCATGACGACGTGGCAAGTGTGCGGGCCAATGCCGCCTGGGCCGCGGGACGCCTGCGCGATGGAGCCGCATTGCGTGTCCTGCACGATCTGGTGGCGGATCGCAACACGGCGGTGCGGCTCGCGGCCGTGACGTCACTCGGACAGCTCGACTCCACGCGCAGTGTGGCGACCCTCGCGCCATTGCTGGCCAACGATCCCAGTCCGCAGGTACGACGCACGGTGGCGTGGGCCATCGGCAACATCGACGCCCGGGAAGGCGCGGTGGCACTCACGCGGGCGTTACGGGACCGGGACGCGTCGGTACGTGAGATGGCCGCGTGGGCGCTCGGTCAGCAGCGTCGGCTCACGGACGAGGCGGGCGAGGCGCTCATGACCATGGTCGCGCGCGACGACGATGCCGATGCGCGGGAGTCAGCCGCCTGGGCACTGGGGACCACGCGTCATCGTACGGCGCTGAATGTGCTGGCCACCGCGGCCGCCGATGATCGTGTCGGTGATGTGCGCGAGATCGCGGCGTGGGCAGCAGGGTCGGTTGGTGATCGACAGGTACCCGCCGCACTGGTGCGGGCCCTGCGTGATCGTGAAGCCAAGGTCCGTCGGGCCACAGCGTGGGCGCTCAAGGAACTGCAGGATCCCCAGACACTCGATGCGGTGGTGGATGCGCTGGAACGTGAAAACGTCGATCGCGTACGGGAGGCGCTCGTGCGCGCGGCGGCCGGCCTGGGAGGCGGCAGTGACCGCGCGGTGCGTGCGCTGGTGTCGTCGTCCGACCCCAAGGTACGTGAGCTGGCCGTTCGCTCGATGGTGCGGGGAGGGGCCATCGATCCCTGGCCGTGGCCGATGCCCCGTCCGCGGCCGTTTCCGTGA
- a CDS encoding M56 family metallopeptidase encodes MPDALSLPVDPSTLMLVLAKITLLLGLAVLGARLLRRATAGIRHLWWLVVLVATLLIPVLEFTQPMRIAVIPAGVVPGARATYSPAVEMASTEASPASPATIASPTTPALTSESPGTSSTPPSITTRLQTSLMLLRSLPPLTLIAMAWLVGMLISAAWLLRSWLAASRIVRRASVVSTSDWLDPLYEVADRIGLDDVPRVVRSADVRMPFACGVRTPTIVLPLSSDAWSLERRQAVLLHELAHVRRNDLLGHTFARLVCAVYWFHPMVWMAAGALRAESEQACDDLAVSSGTRPSDYAEHLLDIVTSVKGDATPAVAIAMARRSEFEGRMLAILDPERPRRNTTRRQAVTLAGLIGAVTLLVGAAAPVTSSAPSATMTSMAGLVQRADSTNVGRDAVTPDAVVHDAPAYDAAAHDAVVRNAVTDSGREAEKTTSETRYLPVRPPAAPAVPPSGQLGRRVDQALSRVVTQFSTDVSTGILNALGPAVGRQSMNSGLAGFDSLPMAERARLLVRILTTDSSASIRRVAAWGLNEYLVVDPGVRTALITALRRDTDAKVREVAAWALADDPASRTTTSALIDALRDVDSRVRGTAAWAIGTIEAREAESALLKALEDPEASVRSRAAWALGNVTPAQLPAGLTTHLEDSGRDVRRAVTWALYQIGDDRAVPALLRAFRAEKDPMVRRDMFRTLVSLGEQSTEFIKQMLDNNDPDIREQAISLLAGRPQPTPWPWPWPDPRPTPQR; translated from the coding sequence ATGCCTGATGCCCTTTCCCTCCCGGTGGATCCGTCGACGCTGATGCTGGTGCTTGCGAAGATCACGCTGCTGCTCGGACTGGCGGTGTTGGGCGCGCGTCTGCTGCGGCGCGCCACGGCCGGTATCCGGCATCTCTGGTGGCTGGTGGTGCTGGTGGCCACGTTGCTCATTCCCGTGCTGGAATTCACGCAGCCCATGCGGATTGCGGTGATTCCGGCCGGTGTGGTGCCCGGGGCCAGGGCGACGTATTCACCGGCGGTGGAGATGGCCTCGACCGAAGCCAGTCCGGCCTCACCGGCGACGATCGCTTCGCCGACCACGCCGGCACTGACCTCGGAGTCTCCCGGCACGTCCAGCACGCCACCGTCGATCACGACGCGTCTGCAGACGTCTCTGATGCTGCTGCGGTCGCTGCCGCCATTGACGCTGATCGCGATGGCATGGTTGGTGGGGATGCTGATCTCCGCGGCCTGGTTGCTGCGCAGTTGGCTCGCGGCTTCACGCATCGTACGTCGCGCCAGCGTGGTGTCCACGTCCGACTGGCTCGACCCGCTGTACGAAGTGGCCGACCGTATCGGACTCGATGATGTGCCGCGTGTCGTCCGCTCGGCCGACGTGCGCATGCCCTTCGCCTGCGGTGTACGGACACCGACGATCGTGCTGCCGTTGTCGTCGGATGCATGGAGCCTCGAACGTCGACAGGCCGTCCTGCTGCACGAACTCGCGCACGTGCGACGCAACGATCTGCTCGGACACACCTTCGCGCGGCTGGTGTGTGCCGTGTACTGGTTCCATCCGATGGTGTGGATGGCAGCCGGCGCATTGCGGGCGGAAAGTGAGCAGGCATGTGACGATCTCGCGGTGTCGTCGGGCACACGTCCGTCGGATTATGCCGAGCACTTGCTGGACATCGTGACTTCGGTGAAGGGTGATGCGACACCCGCCGTGGCCATCGCGATGGCGCGCCGCAGTGAGTTCGAAGGACGCATGCTGGCGATCCTCGATCCGGAGCGTCCCCGGCGCAACACCACGCGTCGACAGGCTGTCACGCTGGCGGGACTGATCGGCGCGGTGACCCTGCTGGTCGGTGCGGCAGCACCGGTGACATCGAGTGCTCCCAGTGCCACGATGACATCGATGGCCGGGCTGGTTCAGCGGGCAGACAGCACGAACGTTGGGCGGGATGCCGTGACGCCTGACGCAGTAGTGCATGACGCGCCAGCGTACGACGCAGCAGCACATGACGCGGTCGTGCGCAACGCGGTGACGGATTCGGGAAGGGAAGCGGAGAAGACGACCAGCGAAACGCGATACCTGCCAGTGCGGCCTCCTGCCGCGCCCGCGGTCCCTCCGTCGGGGCAACTCGGTCGTCGGGTGGACCAGGCGCTCAGCCGGGTCGTGACGCAGTTCTCCACCGACGTGAGTACCGGGATCCTGAACGCGCTCGGTCCCGCCGTGGGCCGACAGTCCATGAACAGTGGACTGGCTGGCTTCGACAGTCTGCCGATGGCCGAGCGGGCCCGGTTGTTGGTCCGCATTCTCACCACCGACAGCAGTGCGTCCATTCGTCGCGTGGCCGCCTGGGGGCTGAATGAGTACCTGGTCGTGGATCCCGGTGTGCGGACGGCGCTGATCACGGCTCTCAGACGCGATACCGATGCGAAGGTCCGCGAAGTGGCCGCCTGGGCGCTGGCCGACGATCCGGCATCGCGCACGACAACCAGTGCGTTGATCGACGCCCTGCGCGATGTCGACTCACGGGTGCGCGGAACGGCGGCCTGGGCCATCGGCACGATCGAAGCGCGGGAGGCGGAGTCCGCATTGCTCAAAGCCCTCGAAGACCCCGAAGCATCGGTGCGTTCACGCGCGGCATGGGCACTGGGCAACGTGACACCGGCACAATTGCCTGCCGGACTCACGACGCATCTCGAAGACAGTGGTCGCGACGTGCGTCGGGCGGTGACGTGGGCGTTGTATCAGATCGGTGATGACCGCGCGGTGCCGGCCTTGCTGCGTGCATTCCGTGCGGAAAAAGACCCCATGGTCCGTCGGGACATGTTCCGCACACTCGTGTCGCTGGGTGAACAATCGACGGAATTCATCAAGCAGATGCTCGACAACAACGATCCCGATATCCGCGAACAGGCCATCTCGCTGTTGGCAGGACGTCCCCAGCCGACACCCTGGCCCTGGCCGTGGCCTGACCCGCGTCCCACTCCGCAGAGGTAA
- a CDS encoding BlaI/MecI/CopY family transcriptional regulator, whose product MATPHDSESPTGSLSRRERQVMDILHRRGEATVAEIMAELPDPPTYSAVRSIVRILAEKGTIRFREDGPRYVYYPAVDSDAVRETALNHLVDTYFGGSPELAVTALLRRNDFGLDARDVSRLREAIARARHSEGGTDA is encoded by the coding sequence ATGGCTACTCCGCACGACTCCGAATCCCCGACGGGCAGTCTGTCCCGGCGTGAACGGCAGGTGATGGACATTCTGCACCGACGTGGTGAGGCGACGGTGGCCGAGATCATGGCCGAGTTGCCGGATCCGCCGACCTACTCGGCCGTGCGTTCGATCGTGCGGATTCTGGCGGAGAAGGGAACCATCCGTTTCCGCGAGGATGGGCCGCGCTATGTGTACTATCCCGCCGTGGACAGCGATGCGGTGCGTGAGACGGCCCTGAACCATCTGGTGGACACCTATTTCGGTGGTTCGCCCGAGTTGGCGGTGACGGCGCTGCTGCGTCGCAACGACTTCGGGCTCGATGCGCGTGACGTGAGTCGTCTGCGCGAGGCGATCGCCCGAGCGCGGCACTCGGAGGGGGGCACCGATGCCTGA
- a CDS encoding GlsB/YeaQ/YmgE family stress response membrane protein yields MGLLYTCLIGLIVGAVAKFLMPGKDPGGFIITILLGIAGAFVGTWLGQVLGLYAAGAQAGFIASVIGAMLLLFVYRLITGRKSA; encoded by the coding sequence ATGGGTCTTCTGTATACCTGCCTGATCGGTCTCATCGTGGGTGCGGTTGCCAAGTTCCTGATGCCCGGCAAGGACCCCGGAGGGTTCATCATCACCATCCTGCTCGGTATCGCAGGCGCGTTCGTGGGCACGTGGCTCGGACAGGTGCTCGGATTGTACGCCGCGGGTGCCCAGGCCGGATTCATCGCCAGCGTCATCGGGGCGATGTTGCTGCTCTTCGTATATCGACTGATCACTGGCAGGAAGTCGGCCTGA